One window from the genome of Coriobacteriia bacterium encodes:
- a CDS encoding DUF5063 domain-containing protein: MATDFDWAGFRSLTKRLEELVGGTREDAEYAQDVRRALTFMYTAGVTMPSAGDVYDAAGGDEFWNDTVDLEGELAEERAVEQAISALSHRLAASVMAAQDDDEIDTEELADLADTAAQGLHDACTGVSAGSRYFDENRMDEAAWEWSFGFDEWGSNAVAAMQALHELLWGAR; encoded by the coding sequence ATGGCAACCGATTTCGACTGGGCGGGCTTCCGCTCGCTGACAAAGCGACTCGAAGAACTCGTGGGCGGCACGCGCGAAGACGCCGAGTACGCACAGGACGTGCGCCGTGCGCTTACGTTCATGTACACGGCGGGCGTGACGATGCCCTCCGCCGGCGATGTCTACGACGCGGCGGGAGGCGATGAGTTCTGGAACGACACTGTCGACCTCGAAGGCGAACTTGCCGAGGAACGCGCGGTCGAACAGGCCATTTCGGCGCTCTCGCATCGCCTGGCAGCCTCGGTCATGGCAGCGCAAGACGACGACGAGATCGATACCGAGGAGCTCGCTGACTTGGCCGACACCGCCGCGCAGGGGCTGCACGACGCCTGCACAGGGGTCTCGGCGGGGTCGAGGTACTTCGACGAGAACCGCATGGACGAGGCCGCCTGGGAGTGGTCGTTCGGCTTCGACGAATGGGGCAGCAACGCTGTCGCCGCGATGCAGGCGCTGCACGAGTTGCTCTGGGGCGCCCGCTAG
- a CDS encoding heavy metal-binding domain-containing protein, whose protein sequence is MRLTGLSGNEIYCLKLLAMEPGNLVIGNSVFSMGLLGGLRAGFSGMVGGEVADFTSMIAEGRAMSLKRLQGEIAGHGGNGATGVTSELVFHPGNIEFLSIGSTVHVEQEGVSFTSSSDGQELYCQMDCGYMPLQFVFGNVAYSIGVGNAIMGGLKTLGRGEIAEYTDIFYQTRHHALSRIIAEAQTVGANAVVGIRTTILPFGSASVQEMLMLGTASHSEVCRDAHSSGQVTLPEVVTSDMTCEEMWNMAAAGYVPMKLVIGTSVYSLGLSGGITAWAKNFVKGEIPELTSLIYEARERSLARMAAEAQGLDADDIVGIKTYVYSLGSGLIEFLAIGTAVKLVGDAAKPRSPQLPPQAIVRDKDTFINTAEQSFGVDLNAGS, encoded by the coding sequence ATGCGACTCACCGGCCTTTCCGGCAACGAGATCTACTGCCTCAAGCTGCTCGCCATGGAACCCGGCAACCTGGTCATCGGCAACAGCGTCTTCTCGATGGGACTGCTCGGCGGATTGCGGGCGGGGTTCTCGGGTATGGTGGGCGGCGAGGTCGCCGACTTCACGTCGATGATCGCTGAGGGCCGTGCGATGTCGCTGAAGCGCCTGCAGGGTGAGATCGCCGGACATGGCGGCAACGGTGCGACCGGCGTCACGAGTGAGCTGGTCTTTCACCCCGGCAACATCGAGTTCCTCTCGATCGGCTCGACGGTGCACGTCGAGCAGGAGGGTGTGAGCTTCACGTCGTCCTCCGACGGCCAGGAGCTCTACTGCCAGATGGACTGCGGCTACATGCCGTTGCAGTTCGTCTTCGGCAATGTGGCGTACTCGATCGGCGTCGGCAACGCGATCATGGGTGGCCTGAAAACGCTCGGGCGTGGGGAGATCGCCGAGTACACCGACATCTTCTATCAGACGCGGCACCACGCGCTGTCGCGCATCATCGCCGAGGCGCAGACCGTTGGCGCCAACGCCGTCGTGGGCATCCGGACGACAATCCTGCCGTTCGGAAGCGCCAGCGTCCAAGAGATGCTGATGTTGGGCACCGCCTCGCACTCCGAGGTCTGCCGAGACGCCCATTCGAGCGGGCAGGTTACGCTCCCTGAGGTGGTCACGAGCGACATGACCTGCGAGGAGATGTGGAACATGGCCGCGGCCGGCTACGTGCCGATGAAGCTCGTCATTGGCACGAGCGTGTACTCGCTGGGCCTGTCCGGTGGCATCACCGCATGGGCCAAGAACTTCGTGAAAGGCGAGATTCCCGAGCTCACGTCGCTCATCTACGAGGCCCGCGAACGCTCGCTGGCGCGCATGGCCGCCGAGGCGCAGGGGTTGGACGCCGACGACATCGTGGGCATCAAGACGTACGTGTACTCGCTGGGCAGCGGCCTGATTGAGTTTCTCGCGATCGGCACCGCCGTCAAGCTGGTGGGCGACGCCGCCAAGCCGCGCAGCCCGCAGCTCCCGCCTCAGGCGATCGTTCGCGACAAGGACACCTTCATCAACACCGCCGAGCAAAGCTTCGGAGTCGACCTCAACGCGGGGAGCTAG
- a CDS encoding aminotransferase class IV produces the protein MSAPEVALKETCRAVGGRVPLWPWHRARLAGGGVAPAALALADERIAEAAARWADAPTRRARLTLTVAPDGAVTVHTAQRLSSLDVPNGLLVARVDAAGWPPIPALAAKPADRSWWDEAHRRARSLGAHQAILVAPDGWVIDGSTSALWIVEHGVAYTPPAPPAIPSVSVAFVRAHARAVEFDVRVEPMTWERFEAADEAFLTNAFGGAAPVSGRGGEMFASVAQLFGDVWAG, from the coding sequence GTGAGCGCTCCCGAAGTCGCACTGAAGGAGACCTGCCGGGCCGTAGGCGGCCGAGTACCGCTTTGGCCGTGGCATCGCGCGCGGCTTGCTGGCGGTGGCGTGGCTCCGGCTGCGCTCGCGCTCGCCGATGAGCGCATCGCAGAAGCGGCGGCACGCTGGGCCGATGCGCCCACACGGCGCGCGCGCCTCACGCTCACGGTCGCGCCAGATGGCGCCGTGACCGTCCACACGGCGCAGCGGCTTAGCTCGCTCGACGTCCCCAACGGTTTGCTAGTCGCGCGCGTCGACGCGGCCGGCTGGCCGCCGATACCAGCGCTGGCCGCCAAGCCCGCCGACCGCTCCTGGTGGGACGAAGCCCACCGCCGAGCCAGGTCGCTCGGAGCACACCAGGCGATTCTTGTCGCGCCCGACGGCTGGGTCATCGACGGCTCGACCTCCGCGCTCTGGATCGTCGAGCACGGCGTCGCGTACACACCGCCCGCGCCGCCTGCAATCCCCAGCGTTTCCGTGGCGTTCGTGCGCGCGCATGCCCGTGCGGTCGAGTTCGATGTCCGCGTCGAGCCAATGACCTGGGAGCGCTTCGAGGCTGCCGACGAGGCATTTCTCACGAACGCTTTCGGTGGCGCCGCTCCGGTGAGCGGACGAGGCGGCGAGATGTTCGCGAGCGTCGCACAACTCTTCGGCGACGTGTGGGCGGGCTAG
- a CDS encoding mechanosensitive ion channel family protein, with protein VLLAIAVFRPFDFIHSGPLLWIDRLTVALAVLSVTLFVARFVGWMIRAYLSKDTVAAPNGSIFVNLARMLIWAVGITFMLGALGVQIGPLVASLGVVGLAVSLGLQDTLANFFSGLQITTSRQIQPGQYIKLSTAEEGTVVDVTWRNTTLRAPSNDLIIVPNSVIARAQITNFTADSEEHALTVTFNVAYGSDLEVVKRIALEVANEVLASCADAISDVEPTVRFRGFGADGVTVAVTLRVVRYQARVPIASELVERLHERLTAEGVAFSATETPAPTPPPRPPAPPAPLGIKLR; from the coding sequence CCGTGCTGCTGGCCATCGCGGTCTTCCGGCCGTTCGACTTCATACACTCGGGGCCGCTGCTGTGGATCGACCGGCTGACAGTGGCGTTGGCGGTGCTCTCCGTGACGCTCTTCGTCGCGCGTTTCGTCGGCTGGATGATTCGCGCGTACCTGTCCAAGGACACGGTCGCGGCGCCAAACGGGTCGATCTTCGTCAATCTCGCCCGCATGCTGATCTGGGCTGTGGGCATCACGTTCATGCTCGGAGCCCTAGGTGTGCAAATCGGGCCGCTGGTGGCGTCGCTGGGTGTGGTCGGCCTGGCCGTATCGCTCGGCCTGCAGGACACGCTCGCGAACTTCTTCAGCGGCCTGCAGATCACAACATCGCGCCAGATTCAGCCCGGGCAGTACATCAAGCTCTCGACCGCCGAGGAGGGCACGGTGGTCGACGTGACGTGGCGCAACACCACGCTTCGGGCGCCGAGCAACGACCTCATCATCGTCCCCAACTCGGTCATCGCGCGCGCTCAGATCACCAACTTCACAGCCGACAGTGAGGAGCATGCGCTCACCGTCACCTTCAACGTGGCGTACGGAAGCGACTTGGAAGTGGTCAAGCGGATTGCCCTGGAGGTCGCCAACGAGGTCCTCGCCTCGTGCGCCGACGCGATCTCGGACGTCGAGCCCACGGTGCGCTTCCGCGGTTTTGGCGCCGATGGCGTCACCGTCGCGGTCACGCTGCGGGTCGTGCGCTATCAGGCGAGGGTGCCGATCGCAAGCGAGCTGGTGGAGCGACTCCACGAACGGCTGACTGCCGAGGGAGTCGCCTTCTCGGCCACCGAGACGCCAGCGCCCACTCCCCCGCCGCGCCCGCCTGCGCCGCCGGCTCCGCTGGGCATCAAGCTGCGCTAG
- the purH gene encoding bifunctional phosphoribosylaminoimidazolecarboxamide formyltransferase/IMP cyclohydrolase, whose amino-acid sequence MSDPVIKRALVSVTDKTGVVEFCRALSEEFGVEIVSTGGTAKALADAGVAVRPIDDLTGFPEMMDGRVKTLHPRVHGGLLARRDVPAHMAAAEEHGIGMIDLVCVNLYAFEATVAKDGVTEAEAIENIDIGGPSMLRSAAKNFASVTVVTSPADYDAVLAVMRDAGGRTTLEMRRDLASEVFHTTSHYDNQIWQYLSGYSATKFPEEVRFSLLKAQDLRYGENPAQAAAFYRFSDAKEHTLANAEQLQGKELSYNNILDTDACWTAAREFAEPCCVIVKHTNPCGTCVDADITTAYRRAQAADPVSAYGGVMAFNRIVPASVIEAISENKQFVEVIVAPDFEPAALELLSAKPNLRVLRTGGARPTGGHYDSRSVEGGMLIQESDSVKEDPSTFTVPTKRQPSPEELEQLLFAWKVAKTVKSNAILLAKDFVSVGVGAGQMNRVNSAAIAVEQAGELARGAVAASDAFLPFPDTLEVVAAAGVTALIQPGGSIRDEECIAKADELGVAMVFTGHRHFRH is encoded by the coding sequence ATGTCTGATCCCGTCATCAAGCGCGCGCTCGTTTCAGTCACCGACAAGACCGGCGTGGTCGAGTTTTGCCGCGCACTCTCCGAGGAGTTCGGCGTCGAGATCGTCTCGACCGGCGGGACTGCCAAAGCGCTGGCCGACGCCGGTGTCGCCGTGCGGCCGATCGACGACCTGACCGGCTTTCCAGAGATGATGGACGGCCGCGTCAAAACGCTGCACCCACGCGTACACGGCGGCCTTCTTGCTCGCCGAGACGTCCCGGCGCACATGGCCGCCGCCGAGGAGCACGGCATCGGCATGATCGACCTGGTGTGCGTCAACCTCTACGCGTTCGAGGCCACGGTGGCCAAGGACGGCGTGACTGAGGCCGAGGCTATCGAGAACATCGACATCGGCGGCCCAAGTATGCTGCGCAGCGCCGCGAAGAACTTCGCAAGCGTCACGGTGGTCACGAGTCCGGCCGACTACGATGCGGTCCTCGCGGTCATGCGCGACGCTGGCGGCCGCACCACGCTGGAGATGCGCCGCGATTTGGCCAGCGAGGTCTTCCACACCACGAGCCACTACGACAACCAGATCTGGCAGTACCTGAGCGGCTACTCGGCGACGAAGTTCCCCGAGGAGGTCCGCTTCAGCCTGCTCAAAGCCCAAGACCTGCGCTACGGCGAGAATCCGGCGCAGGCCGCGGCTTTCTACCGCTTCTCCGACGCCAAGGAGCACACGCTGGCAAATGCCGAGCAGCTCCAGGGCAAGGAGCTCAGCTACAACAACATCCTTGACACCGACGCGTGCTGGACCGCCGCGCGCGAGTTCGCCGAGCCGTGCTGCGTCATCGTCAAGCACACCAACCCGTGCGGCACGTGCGTCGACGCCGACATCACCACCGCATATCGCCGCGCGCAGGCCGCCGACCCGGTCAGCGCCTACGGCGGCGTGATGGCGTTCAACCGCATCGTGCCGGCCTCGGTGATCGAGGCCATCAGCGAGAACAAGCAGTTCGTAGAGGTCATCGTCGCGCCCGACTTCGAGCCGGCCGCCCTCGAGCTGCTCTCGGCCAAGCCCAACCTGCGCGTGCTGCGCACAGGCGGCGCGCGCCCGACGGGAGGCCACTACGATAGCCGCTCTGTAGAGGGCGGCATGCTCATCCAAGAGAGCGACAGCGTCAAGGAAGACCCTTCGACGTTCACGGTCCCAACCAAGCGCCAGCCGTCGCCCGAGGAGCTCGAGCAGCTGCTCTTCGCGTGGAAGGTCGCAAAGACGGTCAAGAGCAACGCCATCTTGCTCGCGAAGGACTTCGTGAGCGTGGGCGTGGGCGCCGGGCAGATGAATCGCGTGAACTCGGCAGCTATCGCCGTCGAGCAGGCCGGCGAGTTGGCGCGCGGAGCGGTGGCCGCCAGCGACGCGTTCTTGCCGTTCCCCGACACCCTCGAAGTCGTCGCGGCGGCTGGCGTGACCGCGCTCATCCAGCCCGGTGGCTCGATCCGCGACGAAGAGTGCATCGCGAAAGCCGACGAGCTGGGCGTGGCGATGGTCTTCACCGGCCACCGCCACTTCCGTCACTAG